The Myripristis murdjan chromosome 11, fMyrMur1.1, whole genome shotgun sequence genomic sequence CTCACCACGTtccctgtgaagagtgaggatgatgaggaggaagctccgccctcacagcttcatcagagccaaactgaggagagcagaggggcggagcctccagccagcagctcctctgagCAGATGGAGACAGAAGCTGATGGAGAGGAACCAGCCAGGAGCTCAGATGCAGCTGCTGATGAGCCGCCGCTCTCCTCACACTCGCCTCAGGACGATGAAGACGACTGCAGGAAGACCGGAGAGCGCCAGTCTGGTTTAGAGCCTCTGAAGGACACGGAGGTGCATTTAAGTCCCAACAAACACGAGAGTGAGGAGAAACCTTTGAGCTGCTCCGTCTGTGGGAAGATGTTTCACCAGAAGAGGAACCTGCAGCTGCACATGAGGACTCACGTGGACAAACGGCCCTTCAGCTGCTCCGTCTGCGGCAAAGCCTTCAGGTGCGGCGCGGCGCTCGCCTCGCACATGACCGTGCACACGGGAGAGAAACCCTTCAGCTGCTCCTTCTGCGACAAGAGCTTCAGCCTGAGGGGGACCATGGTCCGCCACATGAGGTGCCACACCGGGGAGAAACCCTACAACTGCTCAGTGTGCGGGAAGAGCTTCAGCGACCAGAGCAGCCGCAGCAAACACACCCGAGTCCACACCGGGGAGAAGCCCTTCCACTGCTCCGTCTGCGCCAAGGACTTCAGCGAGTCCGGAAACCTCAAGATCCACATGAGGCTTCACACCGGGGAGAAACCCTACAGCTGCAGCGCCTGCGGGAAGAGTTTTAACCAGCGGATGCATCTCAGGAGGCACAAGTGTGtcggtgagagcagcagcaggtgaggaTGAAGAGCCGGACTCTTCATCAGCAACGTAACAACAAAGCAGAGACGCTCAAACCACCAGACCCCGAACACAGCAGGTTCACATCTGGACCACAAACCGATTCCTAAAGAAGGACCGTGTGAgactgacagcacacacacaccacgacATCACGTTACCTTGACGACGCCGGCTGTTTCTACTCactttcctgttgtttttttgttttttttgaagcCTCCCTCGTCCAACAGAAGGTCAGTGATCAGCCGGATCAGCTCCTCGGCCTCGTGTCAGTAACGCTGAAGCTTCTGATTCAGATGCAGAAcaatcacattttcttttctaggccctgaaattttatttttgaagattttttagATGCTGTAATGATATTAATGTCATCATCAGGATACCAGGATGTCCAGAtccagagttttgttttttaccaggATGGTTTACACCGCTCTACACATTTCTGAAGAGTTCTGTTTTTTCAGAAACAGTTTTGGTGATGAAGCCCCACAGATTGTGTTTAACTCAACACTGGACTGGATTTCCCATCCCTGTTCGTCCCAGTTTAACGGCCCAGTGTGGTGGATTGTGGGTAATTTCCTGAAGCAGAGTGAAAATGTTCAGAAAGTCCTGAAGGCCTCGCCGAGTCGACGGGACCGCGGCTCGAGGTGTGACTGAGagtcctgttgttttttcagctgAAACTCTTTGGAGCGGAAAAAAATTGAACCGCAGCGCCACCtggaacacacatacacacacacacacacacacacatacacacacacacacacacacacacacacacacgcatctaGTTCTGAGATTTGGCTCAGAATTATGAGAATAATGTCAAAATCCTGacttagggcccactcacattggcaagtttgagcccgtatcgtgctaaagccaaaatccccccctccccagtccccggctggcctgcactcacattacctaaagcccaaacgcgcccaagcacgattgcccccggtgtgcacgtcatcacgacaacaggcatggcccgacgtcattataaatcaatgtagttcaaatacattcatcatgtcttccatttaattaaaaaatgtttttggtcctttt encodes the following:
- the LOC115368270 gene encoding zinc finger protein 454-like: MSAVRRLRCVLEQRLRAAVAEIFGLFETTITEYEEEIERQRRLLEDVVQPEIRIHKADGPRLLVWKEEVPPEQQEQTPSLDQEEPEPPPIKEEQEELWTNQEAKQLQDLTTFPVKSEDDEEEAPPSQLHQSQTEESRGAEPPASSSSEQMETEADGEEPARSSDAAADEPPLSSHSPQDDEDDCRKTGERQSGLEPLKDTEVHLSPNKHESEEKPLSCSVCGKMFHQKRNLQLHMRTHVDKRPFSCSVCGKAFRCGAALASHMTVHTGEKPFSCSFCDKSFSLRGTMVRHMRCHTGEKPYNCSVCGKSFSDQSSRSKHTRVHTGEKPFHCSVCAKDFSESGNLKIHMRLHTGEKPYSCSACGKSFNQRMHLRRHKCVGESSSR